Proteins encoded together in one Mobula birostris isolate sMobBir1 chromosome 9, sMobBir1.hap1, whole genome shotgun sequence window:
- the med21 gene encoding mediator of RNA polymerase II transcription subunit 21: protein MADRLTQLQDAVNSLADQFCNAIGVLQQCAPPASFTNIQTAINKDQPSNPTEEYAQLFAALIARTAKDIDVLVDSLPSEESTAALQAASLRQLEEENHAAAARLEEVVFRGDLLLEKIQCALADIAQSQLSTRSSGYTQRAPES, encoded by the exons ATGGCGGACCGATTGACTCAACTGCAAGATGCAGTTAATTCG CTGGCCGACCAGTTCTGCAATGCCATCGGTGTCTTGCAGCAGTGTGCTCCGCCGGCATCATTTACAAACATTCAGACAGCCATAAACAAAGATCAGCCATCTAATCCCACAGAAG AATATGCACAGCTTTTTGCTGCACTGATAGCAAGGACTGCTAAAGATATTGATGTGTTAGTGGACTCGCTGCCAAGTGAAGAATCAACAGCAGCGTTGCAG GCTGCAAGCCTACGCCAGCTGGAGGAGGAGAACCACGCAGCAGCAGCTCGACTGGAGGAGGTTGTATTCCGAGGGGACTTGCTGCTGGAGAAGATTCAGTGTGCATTAGCCGACATTGCCCAGTCACAGCTCAGCACAAGGAGCAGTGGTTACACCCAGCGTGCCCCCGAATCTTAG